Part of the Sorghum bicolor cultivar BTx623 chromosome 1, Sorghum_bicolor_NCBIv3, whole genome shotgun sequence genome, AATGCTGCACAAGATCAAGAGGTGGTGGTGGAGCAAGAAGGGGCAACTGAGTGGTACACTGCTTTGGAAGCTGTAGAACAATGGAGCGATGATGGGTCAAAAGCAGGAAAGGATGGGGGTATTGTTGAAGAAGAGAAGGGTGTGGAAGAAGAAGGTGCTGTTGGTCTACTACTGGATGCAGCCAAGGATGGTGCTCCTGTGGAATCACAAGAGGAGGATGACTTGGTGGTGGCAGAGCAAAATGAGGATGACATTTCTTCACAAGATCAACATAAAGTAGCGGAGCAGTCCATCAGTGATCAATTGAGAACAACCACAGACGGTAATGCTGCACAAGATCAAGAGGTGGTGCTGCATAAGGATTGTGTAACTGTGGAACCACAAGAGGAGAATGTGGTGGTGGCGGAGCATGGCGAGGATGGCATTTCTGTGCAAGATCAACATAAGGTTGTGGAGCAATGTAGCAGTGGTCAACCGAGAACAACCATGGATGATAATGCTTCAGAAGGTCAAGGGGTGGTGGAGCAGGAAGGTGCCATCTTTTATATGGATGCAACAACAGATGATATTGCTGTTGAAGATCAAGAGAAGTTAATGAAGGAATCTGATGGTGATGAATCAAGAGCAACCAGGGATGAAAATTCTGTGGAAGTTAAGGATAAGGTGGTGGACCAAGAAGGTGTCGTAGACGAATACGGTGTGTTCAAGGATGGCTGTGGTGCGGAGTTACTAAAGAACAACGTAGTGGCTGTAGAGCAAGTTGAGGATGGCATCTCTCTATCGGATGAGGATAATATGGTGGAACTATACACAAGTGATCAGCTGAGATCAACCCTGGATGACCATGCTGCAGAAAATcaaaaggcggtggagcaagaAGGTGACATTGTCGAAAGGGTTGTGACCACAAATCGTATTGCTGGTGAAGACCAAGAGAAGGAAGTAGAGCAATCTGCTGGTGATGAATCAAGGTCAACCAAGGATGAGAATGGTCTGGAAGATAATGAGAATGTGGATCCAGAAGATGTGATCAACATACAAGGCGTGAACAATGATGTCAGTTGTGTGGAGGCACAAGAGGAGGACGTGGTGGTTGTAGAGCAAGGTGGGGATGACATGTCTGCAGGAGATGAGGGTAATGCGGTGGAGCAATGCACCAATGATTGGTTGAGAGCAACCATGGAGGTTAATGCTGCAGAATTCCAAGAGTTGGTGGAGCAAGGAGGTGCCATTTTTGAAAAGGGTATGACTGCTGGTGGCATTACTGTTGAAGATCAAGACAAGGAAGCGGAACAATCTGCAGGTGACGAATCAAGTGTAACCGAGGGTGAGAATGCTGTGGAAGGTAACAAGAAGGTGGATCAAGAAGATGCCATTAACAGACAAGGTACAGCTAAGGAAGACAGTGGTGTGGAGCCACAAGAGGAGGAGAACGTTGTGGATCCAGATCAAGGTGTGGATGGCCTTTCTGTACTAGATGAGGGTAATGTGGTGGCACAATGCACCAGTGATCAATTGAGAACAACCATGGAAGATAATGCTGCAGAATTGCGAGAGGTGGTGGAGCAAGAAGGTGCCATTTTTGAAAAGGGTGTGGCCTCACATGGCATTACTGTTGAAGATCAAGACAAGGAAATGGAACAATCTGCAGGTGATGAAGCAAGAGCGACCAAGGGTGAGAATGCTGTGGAAGATAAAAAGGTGTATCAAGAAGATGCCATTGACAAACAAGGTGCAACTAAGGATTGCAGTGGTGTGGAGTCACAAGAGGAGAACATGGTGGTTCCAGATCAAGGTATGGATGGCCTTTCTGTACTAGATGAGGGTAATGTGGTGCCGCAGTGCACCAGTGATCAACTGAGAACAACCACAGATAATAATGCTGCAGCTGATCCAGAGGTGCCGGAGCAAGAAGGTGTTGGTAGCATACTGGGTGCAGCCAAGGTTGACATTGCTGTGGAAGAATCGCGAGAGGAGGACATCATGGTGGCAGAACAAGTTGAAAATGGTGTTTTTGTACAGGATCAAGATGAGGCAGTGGAGCAACACACCAGTGATCAACTGAAAACAATCGCAGATAATAATGATGTGGAAGATCAAGAGGTGCACAGAGAGAAGATTGTTCTCTCTGAAGGATATCCACAGAGGCCTGGTAAACTGAACTGCCGTTTTTACATGTCAACCGGGAGCTGCTCATATGGGTCATCGTGCCATTTCAATCATCCACGGGTAAGATTAGCATTAACTTCTTAACTCCGCTGGCTTTTCAGTCTCAGCCTTCTTTCATCTGGTTAATGATATACAATCAACTATCTCACTCTATTTGATTTGTTTTACATGTGTGCATgcatctttttcttttccttcacAATGCATTTTATCCATCTAAATTTGAAGTGCATGCTATAAAGATTTCAGTGCTGACCTGCTGTATTTCCATTATGTGTGATATGCACTTTAGAAAGTCATGGTTGTTTAGTGTTTTATGCATTTGTGGATCTTATCATTATCTGGCATAACTTTCGTCCTTTTTTCATGTTGAAACATGTTTTCATCACTACAGCTCAAAGCAAAACTGGAAGTTTCAAGTTTCCCTTCTGAACAAAGAAATCATGAAGTTGAATTTCTGGAACTGAACCGTGTTGGCCTCCCCATTCGGGAAGTATGCATTTTCCTGTTTCCTTCTATTCATCTAAGCTGATTCATAAACCTATGCTTCACATTTAAAGCTGCTGAGCCAAATTTCGTTCTTTGATCAGGGAGCAAGGAATTGTACCTATTACATGCGTTATGGTACATGCAGATATGGAAAGAAATGTTGTTATAACCATCCCGAGCAAGTTCTTGATGTTCAAATCCACACGGCAACGGGATGGGATGATACTAACTTGCAATCTTCACCACACTCAAAGAAGTCACCTGAACATGGAACCATGGATGACACAcgattttctcctgaggttcttcCTCCAAACATAATTCGGATGCTTTTACCTCCTCAGAATGTGCCCCCTTGTACAGAAGAAAAGGAAATGAGGATAAAAAAGGTACATCCATACATGCTGTCTATTTGAATATTGTACATTTATGTAACTGTATATGTAAATATTCATTTCCCCACATCTTGGAATTCTACAACTTATTTTAGAAAAGAAACCCTATTTATTTTCTTGTAGCATATCTGCTTGTATATGGATGAATGTTTTTCCAATCTTCATTGGGActgcaatttcgtttttattctttttttgttCCTTTCAGATGTTATCACCCAAACCCAAGCCATATGACCTCAAAAATCATGACACGCTGCTCAGATGTTTTTTCATATTGTTGATTGAATAAATATGTGGCACTAGTATCTTCCAATATTTGTTGAATCTAGTAGATGCTTGAGTTGAACCTATAGACCTGGATCTTTATGTGAAAAGGCATTCTGAATATCTGATATGACTAGCCTTTGGCAGCTGAGCCGAAGTGTTAGGGAATTTTGCATGCTACTATTTGATTTTATTAGACATGCGTCCTTTTAATTCATGTAAAGCAGATTTGTCACTTTTTCAATTTTGAAATTCCACATGTACTATGTAAACTGTGGCCATAGTAATGCATTCTTAATAACTTTTCTCATTTGCTTCAAGTAGGATCCTGATTGGGCATCTGCTTCAGATGATTCTGATGGCTGCTGCTCGGCGGATAGTTCAGATGGGCCTTTGTGCAAGCAGGAACATGGGGGCTATCCTGAGAGGCCTGAATGCCCTTTCCTTCTGAGATTTGGTAATTGTAGGTTTGGATCATCGTGCCAATATTACCATCCAAAAGACAAAGTTTCAAGTACCTACCATCCAAAAGACAAATTCCAAAGTAGATACCATCCAAAAGAAAAATCAAGTAGATACCATCCAAAAAAGGAGCCAGCACTATCAGGAGAACTGATGGTTTATCCTGACAGACCTGGTGAACCTGAGTGCCCCTTCTATGTGAAAACCGGGTCCTGTAAATTTGGTGCAAACTGTAAGTTTCATCACCCGAAGGATATAGCCCCAAGCATGCAGGGTCCAGCAAGTCcaaaaaggtcagttgctgcaAACGAACACCACCCAGCAGCTAGAACCACACTACAAGATCAGATGTATCAGCAACAAAAATATCCTGAGAGGCCTGGTCAACCAGATTGCCGGTACTACATGCAATTTGGGAAATGTAAATTTGAATCAGCATGTATATTCAATCATCCAAAACTTTCAAGTGGGTGGCATCTGGCAGAATGCCCATTCTACATGAAAACTGGGTCATGCCAATTTGGATCAGCTTGTGAATTTTATCACCCGAAAGTTCGGTGCCCAAGCAGAGGGGTATGTATTTATTATTGATGGTAGTTCATTCAGTGGTagttctttttcttgtcttctcTTTAATTAGTAGTACCTATTGCTAGTCACTACCTTACTTCTTAATCACTGGAAAAGGCACAAGCTAGTAACTGAACACACCTTTTCAAATTACCTGTGGCATTCCAAGATTCTTTAGTTGGTTTCAAACTACAGTAACAATGATGATTTGATTATCTGTTATGTAGATAAGAAAGAGTGTGCATGCTTGTCTTTTAAGCATTGTGATCTGTGCTTGTTATTCCTGATCTGATGTTTGCAAAGAAATTTTATTCCTAAATGGCCTCAAGTTGTTTCTGTTTGGGGTGGGAGATCTCCTTTGTCTCCACTGTATACtttcttcttaatgaaatgatATGCAGCTCTCCTGCATGTTCGAGCGGGGGGTTATGTGTTCACAGATTTTCACATTGTGATTTGACTGATTTCAACTATACATGGTTTATTTCTCCTTTCTGGTATTTGAACTGTGGAGCTGTGTTGTTTCAGGGAGTAATTGATGGTACTGACTATGGACATGATTTTGCCACGAAGTCACAGAATGTTCTGCAGCAACACGAACAGGCAATATATCCTGAAAGGCCTGGTGAACTTGAGTGTCCTCACTACATGAAGCATGGTTATTGTAAATTTCAGATGAACTGCAAATTCCATCATCCAAGAGATCGTCTTCCAAAGAAATAGGTATGTACTTGTTTACTTTTTGTATCAAAAGTTCATATGAATATGCCTTACATCGTTGAGGGTTTGTTCTGTGTAAATGTTCAAATAAATATGATTTACAGCCTAGCAGTTAAGGAAAAGGAAGAAAAAAGGGCACTTATTCAGTTTACTCTCTTATAGTGTCCTTTTCTTGGTAGTAGGTACTGCATTTCCTGTTTAAGCATTGCATTGCCATTGCTGGTTCTGCCCCTATTTTCACGCAACATGAACCAACACTAAGTTTTCTTTACGTATATAATTTGATCCAACATTAAGTCTGTCACCGTTTTGTTTTGCATTTTGAATGATCTGAAGGTAGCTGACGTTTGCACATCACACAAGCTGCTGCAACTGACATGCTGAAACTAGCTCTATCACAGCACACAGCCTGCTGCAACTGACATGCTGAAACTTGCTCTCTTATAGTGTCCTTTTCTTAGTACTGCATATGCTATTTATCATGCACACAAGAATGGCACAGCAGGTCTGCATACGTTTTGCCATT contains:
- the LOC8054148 gene encoding uncharacterized protein LOC8054148 isoform X1, with translation MAGVEDEDEFKDALGAAVPPPCSQSPKPASKSKPATGGGGGGGGLGRRLFASIPLPATLSAAIGRFSSPKPPASNVGLGLLLDAGAGLDPSADGPPASYDAAASGGGGSLHMPSFAALQRQHGDDQVAGRGAGAGLEELGLVPAEEEWGTTEDSREKVGLAVDVRSGNRNCFPTRGQEEEGEQCPGEQCPGDELGAAVAQDQEVVVEQQGGTEDCAAVVEDDSNYSHAAVEQCAGDETRAVKASNDVEVNERVIKQECAGDILDAAEDGVSVGLQEEENAVVEEQGVDVISVQDQHEVVEQCAGDQLTTTTDGNAAQDQEVVVEQEGATEWYTALEAVEQWSDDGSKAGKDGGIVEEEKGVEEEGAVGLLLDAAKDGAPVESQEEDDLVVAEQNEDDISSQDQHKVAEQSISDQLRTTTDGNAAQDQEVVLHKDCVTVEPQEENVVVAEHGEDGISVQDQHKVVEQCSSGQPRTTMDDNASEGQGVVEQEGAIFYMDATTDDIAVEDQEKLMKESDGDESRATRDENSVEVKDKVVDQEGVVDEYGVFKDGCGAELLKNNVVAVEQVEDGISLSDEDNMVELYTSDQLRSTLDDHAAENQKAVEQEGDIVERVVTTNRIAGEDQEKEVEQSAGDESRSTKDENGLEDNENVDPEDVINIQGVNNDVSCVEAQEEDVVVVEQGGDDMSAGDEGNAVEQCTNDWLRATMEVNAAEFQELVEQGGAIFEKGMTAGGITVEDQDKEAEQSAGDESSVTEGENAVEGNKKVDQEDAINRQGTAKEDSGVEPQEEENVVDPDQGVDGLSVLDEGNVVAQCTSDQLRTTMEDNAAELREVVEQEGAIFEKGVASHGITVEDQDKEMEQSAGDEARATKGENAVEDKKVYQEDAIDKQGATKDCSGVESQEENMVVPDQGMDGLSVLDEGNVVPQCTSDQLRTTTDNNAAADPEVPEQEGVGSILGAAKVDIAVEESREEDIMVAEQVENGVFVQDQDEAVEQHTSDQLKTIADNNDVEDQEVHREKIVLSEGYPQRPGKLNCRFYMSTGSCSYGSSCHFNHPRLKAKLEVSSFPSEQRNHEVEFLELNRVGLPIREGARNCTYYMRYGTCRYGKKCCYNHPEQVLDVQIHTATGWDDTNLQSSPHSKKSPEHGTMDDTRFSPEVLPPNIIRMLLPPQNVPPCTEEKEMRIKKDPDWASASDDSDGCCSADSSDGPLCKQEHGGYPERPECPFLLRFGNCRFGSSCQYYHPKDKVSSTYHPKDKFQSRYHPKEKSSRYHPKKEPALSGELMVYPDRPGEPECPFYVKTGSCKFGANCKFHHPKDIAPSMQGPASPKRSVAANEHHPAARTTLQDQMYQQQKYPERPGQPDCRYYMQFGKCKFESACIFNHPKLSSGWHLAECPFYMKTGSCQFGSACEFYHPKVRCPSRGGVIDGTDYGHDFATKSQNVLQQHEQAIYPERPGELECPHYMKHGYCKFQMNCKFHHPRDRLPKK
- the LOC8054148 gene encoding uncharacterized protein LOC8054148 isoform X2; this encodes MAGVEDEDEFKDALGAAVPPPCSQSPKPASKSKPATGGGGGGGGLGRRLFASIPLPATLSAAIGRFSSPKPPASNVGLGLLLDAGAGLDPSADGPPASYDAAASGGGGSLHMPSFAALQRQHGDDQVAGRGAGAGLEELGLVPAEEEWGTTEDSREKVGLAVDVRSGNRNCFPTRGQEEEGEQCPGEQCPGDELGAAVAQDQEVVVEQQGGTEDCAAVVEDDSNYSHAAVEQCAGDETRAVKASNDVEVNERVIKQECAGDILDAAEDGVSVGLQEEENAVVEEQGVDVISVQDQHEVVEQCAGDQLTTTTDGNAAQDQEVVVEQEGATEWYTALEAVEQWSDDGSKAGKDGGIVEEEKGVEEEGAVGLLLDAAKDGAPVESQEEDDLVVAEQNEDDISSQDQHKVAEQSISDQLRTTTDGNAAQDQEVVLHKDCVTVEPQEENVVVAEHGEDGISVQDQHKVVEQCSSGQPRTTMDDNASEGQGVVEQEGAIFYMDATTDDIAVEDQEKLMKESDGDESRATRDENSVEVKDKVVDQEGVVDEYGVFKDGCGAELLKNNVVAVEQVEDGISLSDEDNMVELYTSDQLRSTLDDHAAENQKAVEQEGDIVERVVTTNRIAGEDQEKEVEQSAGDESRSTKDENGLEDNENVDPEDVINIQGVNNDVSCVEAQEEDVVVVEQGGDDMSAGDEGNAVEQCTNDWLRATMEVNAAEFQELVEQGGAIFEKGMTAGGITVEDQDKEAEQSAGDESSVTEGENAVEGNKKVDQEDAINRQGTAKEDSGVEPQEEENVVDPDQGVDGLSVLDEGNVVAQCTSDQLRTTMEDNAAELREVVEQEGAIFEKGVASHGITVEDQDKEMEQSAGDEARATKGENAVEDKKVYQEDAIDKQGATKDCSGVESQEENMVVPDQADPEVPEQEGVGSILGAAKVDIAVEESREEDIMVAEQVENGVFVQDQDEAVEQHTSDQLKTIADNNDVEDQEVHREKIVLSEGYPQRPGKLNCRFYMSTGSCSYGSSCHFNHPRLKAKLEVSSFPSEQRNHEVEFLELNRVGLPIREGARNCTYYMRYGTCRYGKKCCYNHPEQVLDVQIHTATGWDDTNLQSSPHSKKSPEHGTMDDTRFSPEVLPPNIIRMLLPPQNVPPCTEEKEMRIKKDPDWASASDDSDGCCSADSSDGPLCKQEHGGYPERPECPFLLRFGNCRFGSSCQYYHPKDKVSSTYHPKDKFQSRYHPKEKSSRYHPKKEPALSGELMVYPDRPGEPECPFYVKTGSCKFGANCKFHHPKDIAPSMQGPASPKRSVAANEHHPAARTTLQDQMYQQQKYPERPGQPDCRYYMQFGKCKFESACIFNHPKLSSGWHLAECPFYMKTGSCQFGSACEFYHPKVRCPSRGGVIDGTDYGHDFATKSQNVLQQHEQAIYPERPGELECPHYMKHGYCKFQMNCKFHHPRDRLPKK